GTTTTGTCAACATTACTTTGGAAACTTCTAAACAAAACCTACATGGTTGAAAAAAACTACAAACGTTCCCAGCATGCACCTCTCTCCGCCAATGCACTTCCGTTTTCCCATCATGCAGTTTGAAAAACATGGTGACCGAAAGCTTCCATAACATTGATGTCACCGTCAGTGCACTTTGTAGTGGATGTATAAGTGAACATTGGTGTTAAAGAGGAGTCTGCACAATGCCGAAGTACTACGAGGATAAAGAGGAAGACCACAGAGCCTGCTCCGGTATCAGAGAGGACTTCAAGGCGTGTCTCATGCAGCACGACTGCGTGGTGAAGGTAAGTGAACGTCCTCTGGTCACAACAGCTGAAGTAAAGAGGTGAAACAAGCACCGAGCTATTGGATCATATTAACATGTCTACAAACGCCTGGAGTTAAATAAATTACTATAATAATTAtctagttaaagctgcagtaggcagaatgtttttggtatcattgggtaaaaaaaaacataacctttcagcatattgtaattcaagtgttctgagagatgactagacttctgcacctcctcatggcgctgttttcaggctttagaaaatctaggctgtgacgggagactttggccaatcacaggtcattgagagagagagcgttcctattggctgtgctccggctggtggggggtgcttggtatttcctcaactgatctcagcatggctgccgggtcataaactttctcattttacagctaaacagtactgGTACAGTAGATTTCACAGACTTGTGATTAGatcggaaaacaaccaatcagagccgagctggagccttgccgtctctgagcagctgtcaatcactcacaaactccgatcaaacggtcaaactaggcagcgctgatcaaatatgaatcaatattctgttactgtaatgactttctcgcataaaatgttgtcataaacatcttgtagtgtactgtttagctttaaaatgagaaagtttgtgactcagcagccatgttgagataagttgaggagataccaagcaccgcccaccagccggagcaaactttccatttttacagctaaacagtacactacaagatgtttttgaaaaacatttgaggtgagaagaagaagaagaagaaaggcactttattgatccccgaggggaaattaaattttttccactctgttattttacacagtacatagtacacacaggcccgaaatacacacacacacacatgcactaacaGGACCTATACAtatgcattaatggagagagGTCAGAGCGAGCagttggtgccttgctcaagggcacctcggcagtgcccaagaggcaaactggcatctctccagctaccagttcacactcagtacttggtccatgaCTTGAACTGGCGACCCTCCgattcccaagccaagtccttatggactgagctactgccgccccaataggcattacagtaacagaatatggattaatatttgatcagcgctgcctagtttgaccgtttgatcggagttcgcgagtgattgacagctgctcagagacagcaaggctccagctcagctctgattggttgttttccaaTCTAATCACAAGTCTGTGAAATCtagcagatgccattaggaacaccggaggacacataggcacatgtttttttttcagattacctgtctcatgcactactgtcatgatatactgaccgtttcataaaaataactctttttaatcaaatttgctccaattcttCCCCCTGCTGCTTCAAGTGAGCTAAGTTAATGCTCTGTCACCAGAATACACTGCTGAGAGTGTAAACATTCAACAAAATTCAAACAGCTGTACTCCGTGGTGGATTAAATGTACCGGTATGCAGATTTGCGCTAGATCCTTGAGGTTTTCACTGGGCTAAGTAACAACTGACTTGCTCAAAGACCCTTCGGACTTTGACTTACAGTTGGCAACCACGAAGATTGCAGGATTGATTTCAAAATCAGCGATTTCAAATTATTGCTCACTCTTTACAAATCACTTTATGGTCTAGCTCCTAAATACATCTCCCACCACAACTCTCAGATCATCAGACACCGGTCTCCTAACTGGACCGATGTGAATCTGGTGAAGGTGCCTCCAGTTATTATGGGCCCACTCTCTGCCTGATGTCATAAGATGAACCACAACTGTGTCatcttttaaaaacaatattaagAACTACCTGTTCTCTCAGGGTTAGCGAGTGCccccgtctctctgtctctgtgttcatAAGCATtattaatgtaaaaaacaactaatagcatcagaaaaaaatgaaagtcgAAATCAGATACATTACAAGCTGGGATTTAAATGTTGTTCCGTGTTAATTCTTTTTTCAACAGACCTCAATTTGATTATGATATCAGGTTCAATGATTGCATTTGTGGGAGGGAATGCACATTTTGCTCGTTGGAAGAGCCCAGTGTATTCTAACTGGTTTCTTAATTTGTCAGGAAGGGAAGATGCCCAGCGAGTGTCTGAAGGAAGGCCACTGCAAAGCCCTGCAAACATCCTTCTTTGAGTGCAAGAGGTCTATGGTGAGTCAGCGGTAATTACATGGTAGCTCTGAAAGAACTGGTGGGCGGTGGAAGAGTAAAGAGAACAGAGATTGTTTTATCTTCCTCTCTCCTGGTATGTCTGTAAGCTGCGTTTTCCCAAAGTGACCAGAAGCATAACGAAACAGGAATTTTATTGAAAACGAATGGCTGataatgtttaaattaaattccGTTTTATACAAAGATAACTCGACTCATGCTTTAAGCTGTGCTGCACACTAACCAACATCTGTCCTCGTTTGACAGCTGGACACAAGGTCGAGATTCAGAGGAAGGAAAGGATACTAAGGAACGCCGATGCTGCCATATGGTTGAGCGAATACCGGATGAGCAACTGTAAATACTGCAATATAAGCAAAGGACGACCAGATATTAAAGAACAATGCACACTGACGCACAAAAGGATTACCAACTCATCATCAACGGGCAGTGCGGAAAAATTCGGGAGCGGTCACTGGATGAATTAgtgtgcggtgtgtgtgtgtgtgttttgcaatGAGAAACTTGatgtaatgaaataaataatgaataaaatgatgaaaagaaaGTTTCTATTACAATTTTAATGAGGTGAAAAATTATTTCAAGAGTAACAtttaaaatactgtttttatgaTGTTactaaaaacacaaagagaaatCAGTCATTGTTAATGGTACGCTTCTTCTTCTCGCTTAATTACTGTGTTCAGAGCTGACTGTTATTTTTAGGGCCccttttagtcgattagttgactaaggtcgttttggtcttacaCCCGGGTCACACTGGATGCATGAGTGGCACGTGGCGGGCTACCTCTTTGAACTGCTGCGTCTCTGCACCGCGCTGctactgccagccctttctttctacatagtttgcctttcataatggccatttcattacatttactgtatttattttagacagaaaaaggttaagaagagtgcttatttgaaaaataataaaaatcacaattaataGACGTTACTACTATTAATTTATGTAGCCATGCAAGTCACTGTATTTTCCACAACACTGTCctacaaatatttcagaataaaagctggacattctgtccacagaaaaaatgctacacggcttttattctgaaatggaaataggtagtgttattattacacagctttgatgaatacttgattctgattggtcaatcacagcattctacagtctgttatttctttaaagcagaccattgctatgtataacagacctttgctatgggcgcagttctgatgtcagactctggcggacaatttttgtgtcaaattattgacttcttaagtaagtagccgtgtaataagcgggataatgtacagctagcggggtcattgttgtgaaataaaacccttcagggcgatgcaagacccttCGCTTCGTGTTGAGATGCAGCATctccctgtcggggtttatttcacaacaatgcccggctcgctgtacattatcccttatataattacctttttttcatgtctgtgacatattctacagatatagacattgaaactgtagaagtgttgctggtatgatgtcaatatactgtcaaaagatcattttcactgtctattGTTGCTGTGAATGGCACGTGGAAATAATAGGCAAGACCTCGTATGTCTAGAAGAGACGTAGCTGACACGTAGCCCTGCCTGAGCCACACTGCTAACATGGGCGGCGAAGTAAAAACCACAAAGGTTTCCGTGACGCACACGCGCTGCTCATGCATCCAGTGTGGTCCGGTCATTAGTCTACTAAGTTagcaattttttttatacatgaCTTATTTTCAAAAACGTGTGCGcatatctctggtaaacacaagatttaaagtggtgctatGAGTTAACTAAGAATtcctttggtcgaggacagccctagttattttaAAGCAGCCATCATCATCTGCTTGAACTTCTCAATATCTATCTTCTTCATGACAAAAGCCTTGTGAGTCTTCTTCAGTAAACCCAAAGTATCTACTACCATCATGCCTCTGGTGTGTGTGCCCGTCAGCTCCACACTGACTGGATAATGGTCGCATTCTGTGATGAAGGAATCGTCCACGGCGGCTGCCATGGCGTACGAGTCACACGAAATGAAACCTGTGCCGTTGAAAAACTCCTTCTCGGAGCGGTCGCTTCGTGACGCCTCGTAGCTGTGGCGGAAGATCCGTGCCATGAAGCGAGCTTTATCGGTGTCCTGCGCCAACCAGGTGTCGCAAAACTCCTGTCAACACCGGGAGAAATGTGAGTTAGTCTTAGgaatctacagtatatgttacAATGTGTAGAAGGGAGCCTTACCCAGGATAGCTTGCTGTAGCAGGTAAACTCCCAGCAGGCCAAGTAGGTGGGACACTGGTAGTCGTTCAGCACAATGTACGCAGCCTCTGGATCGGCACAGAAATTGAACTCGCTACAAACTGTAACGTTTCCTCGAGCTATAGGAGCAAACCACAGAAAAATGACTCACTGAACTCCACCATGACAGGGTGTAGACAGAATAATGAGAACACTTGATAGACAAGGATTTGAATGCTAAAGTAATTTGATTACAAACACTGAGGTCACAGTTGGGGCTGCAGAAAGAAAATGTTgacttgcttgttttgtccaaccaacagtccaaaagatATTTGGTTTTTAAAACAGGGGAAAATTCTCCCATTGGGGAAGTTGCAACCCAACAGACATATGAAACAAGAGACAACAGAGTCATTTCTGTGCTAATTAGAGGTGCAATTATTTTGTCTAGCCCTCTAATACTGTGTGACCTTCACCACTGTTTACTTCAAGTTCATGATTTAACTGACATTCAGTGTTGCCTCCCATGATGTAGAGCCCCCGCAGTTTGCTCGGTAGAGACGGATCAATCCTCACAGCGAGGGCCAAGTTGGTGAGGGGCGCCGTGGCAACCAGACATACCTGAGGAATAAACCAAGACGTTAAAcgggcgggtccattatttttgagttttttgACATTCTTATATCAtgtagcttcacagtggtgttccttatgtattcaaatcctaacattcaaattttggtcaaagtatgtatgttttagtgtcaaaatgctatttttccaagctcttctaaaaaaaaatgttcccacgtgacctgacgtaggtttcctgcatgatgacgctgctacatgtacagtatatacagccagtgtattaatgttacatacagtaacttagatggcggtcggcatgctcccagtttggagaagcagacaggagtaccggtacggaagcaaagcaatgtactgctgtgtggacgccacgttagtttgaAATCTCCCGTGTTCcttgaggtaaaattactgtttttgtgaatggagtctggtatgCTCTGGTCTTGAAGACAACGGCATGAGTCCCCTGTCGGAAAgtgctgtctgatggcgaggtaaagcggtgaaaatattcaaaatgtagcgtacacttaaactgatgacTTAAACCGccaaccccaaatcctgcttcgtagtacaggcctctggtgggTTTATAAGCTGCGTTTTCCATTAgtgacaaacataaaaaaaacagttaaaattGTATTGAAAACGAATGGCTGataatgtttaaattaaattccGTTTTGTACAAAGATAACTCAACTCATGTTTTCAGCTGTGCTGCACATTAACCAATATCTGTCCTCGTTTGACAGCTGGACATTAACCTCACTTCACCTcgcagccctttccgacggggaactgaatccattatatctctctctttaaagtcaccagacttcattcacaaaagcagtaattttaccgcgcagaacacaggagtatacatacaacccctcttcaaataatccaaactaaccctttcaatTATTTCCAACTTaacacagctaactttgactcagctagcgctagcgttcacattattcataaccttactGATTAACTTACTTTGgaaacctacgtcactgctttttgctaacggctTAGTGGGCATTTCCATTCAAAAAAACAGAACTGatcacagatggacagacacTGTCCACTGCTGTCTCCCACCTCTCCTGGGTTCTCATTGACAATCCTGATCATGGCTGACACAGCGCCCTCCTTCTGAACCAGGTCCAGACCGGGAGCGTCGGGATCCGGAGCGTCTCCCAGTCCGTCCTGCCCATGGAAGTGTCCCGCATCAATGTTGTTCCCAAGGATCGGCTTAGCTGCTCCTTTAAACACTGAAATCTGGCacatgacaaaaagaaagaagagcaCACCTGATGAAACAAACATTTATActgcagttattattattattattattacacagcttccaaatggatttctgtccatttatgACATTTATGTAACCTTATTACAGACAGGACGCTTTATGTGTAACACTATATATTATAAGCAGTGATtgtgtttaatataatataataataatatcatgtaggatgtttggttttgtttcctttctCAGAGCTCCTAGCCAAAACCAGAGAACACTTCCCATTTCTTTTGGTATTAAAATGCAGTCGTGTAATACTGACATGCAACTTGTCCTCTCAACCTAACTGACCTCATACTGGTTGTGTACATTTTACCAGTTCCTGCCTCGGGTCATGTGGCATGGCAAACAACAACTTATTGTTGGGAATTTGTATCAGCAGCACACATGACGCCATTAAATTCCTCTAACACAAAACGCATTAAAGACACAATATCCATCAGTGAATCACGTCGAGATCATAAGATAACTACACTGTACAGAACAACGGTGCTGCACCCACCTCCAGTTTATTGCAGGCTTGCAGAACTCGCAGTATGTTCTTACACACGTTCTCCACTGTGGTGTTTCCGTGCACACAGGTGATGCCCAGGAGCTCCACGTTGGGGGCGGCCAGCGCCAACATGATGGCCTGAGCATCGTCCACCCCACAGTCTACATCCACCAGCAGCTTCTTACTCATTATGGTCCCTTAGGAGAAAAAGACTTTAGTCCCATAAGAACAAAACACTGCTGTCCTGACAGTAACCTTTACTgtcactacacactacacttTAATTAGTCATCTACTCCTCTAGTAAATTGGTAAACTAGAGATAACATTTCCCCTATGTCACGGTTAGCCTATAGAAAGTTGAGGTGAGCTTTGCTTGTTGTTCAAGTCAGTGAACTTAaataacacagacacacatatttAGGGcagcaactaacaattatttccttcattgattaatctgattattattttctcaattaatcaattacatGTTTGGTCTAGAAAATGGCGAGAAAAATGGCTAAAAAAGTCAAtcattgtttcccaaagcccaagattaCGTccacaaatgttttgttttgtccacaacacaaagatatttatatttactgtcatagaggagtaaagaaaccagtaaatattttatattatatatatatatatatattatttataaatattttagtAGCTGGAATCAGTgaattttgccttttttttctcgaaaaattcaaaaccaaaaatcaaaccgattaattgattataaaaatagttggtgactaattcaatagttgacagctaatcgattaatcgttgcagctctacacatATTTCACAAGATAACACCTACCTGTAGCTGAGTGTGATAAAGAAGAGGTGTTGTGTTTGCCGGCGGCTCTTCTTCTCACAGCGTGGAACCAACGATGATCAGCTGCCAACAACCTTTGAGCAGAAAGAAGGACATCAGAAAGGGAATGGAATGAATGGGAGGAGTTACTAATCGGAGTCACAAGTTAATATTAGATCAGCTTCTTGGTATTCAGCCATCATCCAGTGAAAGAAATAAATCTTTTATCAGATGTGGGACTAACTGTTTTAAAGTGTCCCATGCAGAACACattaaaagtgtatttatttacaaaGATGTCTACCAAAGATGAAAAttctcagatcctttactttagTAATACCACCGTTTAAAAATACTCCATAACCAGTCATAGTCCTGAATTAAAAAATGCACTTTAGTACAGTATTATTTTAAAGTAATTCTTATGCAAAATGACGTCTTTCACAGTTTCATaatcatgtattattattaaagatgcataaagtagcattttaatgttgcagttaattaattaaaatgcataaaataattgttttgtatgttaaatCTAATGAGTAGCTAGTGACTAACAGctttcagataaatgtagtggagtattaaAGTACAGTCATACCTCTGAAATGTGGTGAAGTAGAAGAATAAACAGAAATACTCAAATTAAGTTCCTAAAGCTGTGCTACAGTACAGTAGAAATGTACAATGTTTTTGCCACAATGTGATGCTTTGGTCCGTAGGTGAAAAGCTTCACCAAATTTACCATAAAAATATGATAGTGTAGTAGCCTGTGGCTAAACAGAAATTGATTGGCTACAAGTGAAATTTGTTTGCCTCtcctaaataaaaaataacttgagTGTTTGacttctgtgttgttgtctgggTCAATTCTCAATCCAGTGCCTTTTtggtttgaaaacattttctttatggTGCAGCTGATGCGAGATCTTCAAACTTCAATGTTTCCACGTGAATACAACAACATAAACAGACACTGTGTTGTAAATCAGATGGTCTGAAGTACACGGACAGTGTGGTCACAAGTTAATCTGGCTGCCTTCTGCGTCTCAGAGTGACTATTTAGCGGATGATATTTGAGATGAATATGACATTCACCTGTGAGCACCTCAGTGCTGGTGGCGCACTGGAGGAAACTTCCGTCTGTCACACAAGCTGTGATTTTGGTATGAGTTCAAATCCCGTAAAAcctgacatttttattcattttttttttcttaaaaagggATGAAGAGTTCTTCTACGTGACAAATGTTTACTACAACAAGCTCCAAAGACGAATATGTGTATTTAGAAACTTGTATTAGCTTACAGGAAGCGCGACGCTGCTCTTCCTGGTTTCAACATATTCATCATAACAAGCAACGTTTCAAACGCGAGCAGAATATAGCGGACACGTTTCCACAAACAAGACTCCAAAGCTCCAAAGACCAATCCGGTATGTTTAAACATTGTAATGAAATAGTAAACAAAGAGGCATTCACGAGGACAGCTACgtattctcttcctgctttcaaCGGCTGCAGTAACTACGACAACCACAGACTCATCCGGCTGAAAGTCGCCAGTTAACAGGGTCGCCTGATAAACCGTAACACCGGAAACACACAACAaggtgtgttagagagagaaatCACTGTACCTGTGAGCAAGTATGTGTGTGGCCTTCCTCAGATATCTCTGCAGTGTTTAGGTTATAAAAGTGTTAAAGTGCAGCCCTCTCCAAGTCGTCATTTCTGCGCACCAAACACTGCACCGAGAAGCAGCACAGACACAGGACTATATGGTGTCATGAAGGACACACTCAATGTGTAGCTTCAAAGCCAGAGAGGAGTACAACTATTTGTCCCGCGAAACAATCCCGttactacttcttcttctttggtgtttattggcggttggcaaaccatcttagaggtgcattaccgccaccatctggactggagtgtggaacagaagattgtgcagaaacaaaatagaaataaaaaaaaattaaataaataaaaaatgataatgaaaactctagattcttttaactaaatcagtttttctcaaaaactgaataatttcactgtatatattatctgctttattccccaatagacctgacactgaaaagtcgtgatgttttgccttccttagtgtctgaaaaaggtgattcctctggatagtgtaattactgcagtgtatcagtacgTGTTCAACAGTTTCTGGCTGGTTACAGTGTGTACATTTCCCAGTTGGGTGTTTGCCTATTCGATATAATGTTTGATTAAGACCTGTATGTCCGATTCTTAGTCGAGTGATGatattttcttcccttcttttccagcccacctttctccctgctccaacctgtttctgtatattgtacatatgcCTTCCAGTTTCCTGATCATCCCAATACTCCTGCCATACTTTTTG
This DNA window, taken from Sebastes fasciatus isolate fSebFas1 chromosome 14, fSebFas1.pri, whole genome shotgun sequence, encodes the following:
- the coa5 gene encoding cytochrome c oxidase assembly factor 5; translation: MPKYYEDKEEDHRACSGIREDFKACLMQHDCVVKEGKMPSECLKEGHCKALQTSFFECKRSMLDTRSRFRGRKGY
- the LOC141782478 gene encoding inosine-uridine preferring nucleoside hydrolase, encoding MSKKLLVDVDCGVDDAQAIMLALAAPNVELLGITCVHGNTTVENVCKNILRVLQACNKLEISVFKGAAKPILGNNIDAGHFHGQDGLGDAPDPDAPGLDLVQKEGAVSAMIRIVNENPGEVCLVATAPLTNLALAVRIDPSLPSKLRGLYIMGGNTESRGNVTVCSEFNFCADPEAAYIVLNDYQCPTYLACWEFTCYSKLSWEFCDTWLAQDTDKARFMARIFRHSYEASRSDRSEKEFFNGTGFISCDSYAMAAAVDDSFITECDHYPVSVELTGTHTRGMMVVDTLGLLKKTHKAFVMKKIDIEKFKQMMMAALK